GTGTAGCCGGTGAGCCCCACCAAGTCCGGACGGAAGCCATCGAAAGCCCCATCGATATCCGGTTCGATGCGGGCATCCAGCAACCGGACTTCGTGGCCGTCCAGCTTGAGGCCGGCGCCCAGGTATTCGAGAGCAAGGGGCTCGAACATGAAAACCCGGTCCGTGATGGGGTCACAGCTTGGAGGCTGAATGAGGAGCACTTTCATGATGGGTCCTCTCTTTCCGGCTCGGTTAGAGTTTTTATTCTAATAGAGTAAAAGCTCTAAAATTGCAAGCGCGAAAAAAGAAGAAATTATAGGGGGGGGTCAGGTCTCAACAATTAACAATATCCTTATTTGAGCCCCCCCTCTGTTCTTTCCCTGTTCTTTTCATCATTTGCGATGACCGTTTCCAAGAGCTTCTTGCGCATCAGCCCCTGGTCGGTTATGGTTCAGAATAACTTTCCATCATTGCGTGGAGCGGCACACCCATCGACTCACAGGAGGCAACATTCATGATTCCCGAAAAACTGCAGGAAATTCTGAAACAGGACGGCATCGTCGCCATCGCAACGATGGGGCAGGACGGGCCGCACATGGTCAACACCTGGAACAGTTACGTCCGGATATCCGCCGATGGTCGGTTGCTGATTCCCGCCGGTTACATGCACCGGACCGAGGCGAACATCGCCTTTAACCCCGAAGTACTGATCACGCTGGGAAGCAGTAAAGTTCAGGGGCTGCATGGTCCCGGCGCCGGCTTTCTGATCAAAGGAAAGGCAGCGTTCATAACGTCCGGCCCCGATTATGACCTGCTGAAGTCAAAGTTCGATTGGCTGCGCGCCACCCTGGCCGTTACCCCCGATTCCGTGACTCAGACATGGTAGCCGGCAAATAGACTGCACCTCCAGGCGTCCCGGCAGCAAAACCGGCACAGGG
The nucleotide sequence above comes from Geobacter benzoatilyticus. Encoded proteins:
- a CDS encoding pyridoxamine 5'-phosphate oxidase family protein; the encoded protein is MIPEKLQEILKQDGIVAIATMGQDGPHMVNTWNSYVRISADGRLLIPAGYMHRTEANIAFNPEVLITLGSSKVQGLHGPGAGFLIKGKAAFITSGPDYDLLKSKFDWLRATLAVTPDSVTQTW